Proteins encoded together in one Flavobacterium keumense window:
- a CDS encoding glycoside hydrolase family 65 protein, translated as MNQDYIKPDNWSIIEEGFDVERVKSSESLFSIGNGAMGQRANFEETYSGETFQGSYIAGIYYPDKTKVGWWKNGYPEYFAKVLNAPNWIGIDIEINGENLDLHNCTSVRNFRRELNMKEGWYQRSFEASLQNGTEIAVNVKRFLSLDLDEIGIINYDISPLNKDAKIVYKPYIDAGVTNEDANWEEKFWEPLEVKKGNNEAFVTAQTFKTHFKATTFMHNSIWANGKNENISPVAIDASSEKIQYSYETVIAKGQTSAIQKIGGYTVSMNHANTQTAAENVIKSALAKGYEALLEEQKVAWAKIWEMSDITIEGDVKAQQGIRFNIFQLNQTYLGKDSRLNIGPKGFTGEKYGGSTYWDTEAYCIPFYMATKDQEVARNLLTYRYNQLDKAIENAAKLGFTNGAALYPMVTMNGEECHNEWEITFEEIHRNGAIAFAIFNYYRYTGDYSYIPEKGLEVLIGIARFWHQRATFSTNKNQYVILGVTGPNEYENNVNNNFYTNYIAKWCIDYAAEQIQKVSLEYPSDHKRIIEKVNLSNAELQEWKKVADNMYFPYSEKLGVYLQQDGFLDKELVRVSDLDRSQRPINQKWSWDRILRSPYIKQADVLQCFYFFEDHFSKEQLKNNFEFYESFTVHESSLSPCVHSIQAAVLDKMEMAYTFYLRTSRLDLDDYNKEVEEGCHITSMAGTWMSIVEGFGGMRVKDNTLHFAPKIPKEWQGYSFKINFRNQIVKVTVNQKATQIALEGNSPITVVVNGKEVTVEANGLVNI; from the coding sequence ATGAACCAAGATTATATTAAACCAGACAACTGGTCGATTATTGAAGAAGGATTTGATGTAGAACGAGTAAAATCATCCGAAAGTCTTTTTAGTATTGGAAACGGTGCTATGGGGCAACGTGCCAATTTTGAAGAAACCTATTCAGGCGAAACCTTCCAAGGAAGTTATATTGCCGGAATCTACTACCCAGACAAAACCAAAGTGGGCTGGTGGAAAAATGGCTATCCAGAATATTTTGCCAAAGTATTGAACGCTCCTAATTGGATTGGAATCGATATCGAAATCAATGGGGAGAATTTAGATTTGCACAACTGTACTTCGGTTCGTAATTTCCGTCGTGAATTGAATATGAAAGAAGGTTGGTACCAACGTTCTTTTGAGGCTAGTTTACAAAACGGAACCGAAATTGCAGTGAACGTAAAACGTTTTCTATCTTTAGATTTGGACGAAATAGGAATCATTAATTATGACATTTCTCCTTTGAACAAAGACGCCAAAATTGTATACAAACCCTATATTGATGCAGGTGTAACCAATGAAGATGCCAACTGGGAAGAGAAGTTTTGGGAACCATTAGAGGTAAAAAAAGGGAATAACGAGGCTTTTGTAACCGCTCAAACGTTCAAAACACATTTCAAAGCAACTACTTTTATGCACAATAGTATTTGGGCCAATGGAAAAAATGAAAACATTTCGCCTGTTGCTATTGATGCTTCTTCTGAGAAAATCCAATACAGTTACGAAACCGTAATTGCCAAAGGTCAAACGTCTGCGATTCAAAAAATTGGTGGATACACTGTTTCGATGAATCATGCTAACACGCAAACAGCAGCGGAAAATGTAATTAAATCGGCTTTAGCCAAAGGATATGAAGCCCTTTTAGAAGAGCAAAAAGTTGCTTGGGCTAAAATCTGGGAAATGTCAGACATCACCATCGAAGGCGATGTCAAAGCGCAACAAGGAATTCGTTTCAATATTTTCCAATTGAACCAAACCTATTTAGGAAAAGATTCTCGTTTGAATATTGGACCAAAAGGATTTACCGGAGAAAAATACGGCGGCTCTACTTATTGGGACACCGAAGCGTATTGTATTCCTTTCTACATGGCAACAAAAGACCAAGAAGTAGCCCGTAATTTATTGACCTATCGCTACAATCAATTGGACAAAGCTATTGAAAATGCAGCTAAATTAGGGTTTACCAATGGCGCCGCTTTGTATCCAATGGTAACCATGAACGGAGAAGAATGCCACAACGAATGGGAAATCACATTCGAAGAAATTCACCGAAATGGAGCGATTGCTTTTGCCATTTTTAACTATTACCGTTATACGGGAGATTACAGCTATATTCCTGAAAAAGGATTGGAAGTATTGATTGGTATTGCTCGTTTTTGGCACCAAAGAGCTACTTTCTCAACAAACAAAAATCAGTATGTGATTTTAGGCGTTACAGGACCAAATGAATATGAAAATAATGTCAATAATAACTTCTATACCAATTATATTGCTAAATGGTGTATTGATTATGCGGCGGAACAAATTCAAAAAGTATCTTTAGAATACCCATCCGATCACAAACGTATTATCGAAAAAGTAAATTTATCGAATGCTGAGTTGCAAGAATGGAAAAAAGTAGCTGATAACATGTACTTCCCTTACTCAGAAAAATTAGGAGTATATCTACAACAAGACGGATTTTTGGATAAAGAATTAGTTCGCGTGAGCGATTTAGATAGAAGCCAACGTCCAATCAACCAAAAATGGTCTTGGGATAGAATCTTACGTTCGCCATACATTAAACAAGCCGATGTATTGCAATGTTTTTACTTCTTTGAAGATCATTTCTCTAAAGAACAATTAAAAAATAACTTTGAATTTTACGAGTCCTTTACAGTTCACGAAAGTTCGCTATCGCCTTGCGTGCATTCTATTCAAGCCGCTGTTTTGGATAAAATGGAAATGGCATACACCTTCTATTTAAGGACCTCTCGTTTGGACTTAGACGATTATAACAAAGAAGTAGAAGAAGGATGTCATATTACTTCTATGGCAGGTACTTGGATGAGTATCGTAGAAGGATTTGGTGGCATGCGTGTAAAAGACAACACCTTACATTTTGCACCTAAAATTCCAAAAGAATGGCAAGGGTACTCCTTCAAAATTAATTTTAGAAATCAAATTGTAAAAGTAACTGTGAACCAAAAAGCAACTCAAATTGCTTTAGAAGGCAACTCCCCTATTACTGTTGTGGTGAATGGAAAAGAAGTTACTGTGGAGGCTAATGGTTTAGTGAACATATAA
- the pgmB gene encoding beta-phosphoglucomutase: MTKKAFLFDLDGVIVDTAKYHYLAWKKIATDLGIEFTHEHNELLKGVSRVRSLEIILGLGQVEASQEQKDQWLIQKNEDYLSYLVDMDQSEILPGVMPVLEFLKANQQPIALGSASKNARPILEKTGILSYFDAIVDGNDVSNAKPDPEVFLQAAQKLGVSNENSIVFEDSVAGIQAANIANMTSIGIGEATILNEAKYIFKDFTYIDEAFLNSLIK, from the coding sequence ATGACTAAAAAAGCATTCCTATTCGACCTTGACGGTGTAATTGTCGATACGGCTAAATACCATTATTTAGCCTGGAAAAAAATCGCAACCGACTTAGGTATCGAATTTACACACGAACACAACGAATTATTAAAAGGGGTTAGCCGCGTACGCTCACTCGAAATCATTTTAGGCTTGGGACAAGTTGAAGCTTCGCAGGAGCAAAAAGACCAATGGTTAATTCAAAAAAACGAAGATTACTTATCTTATTTGGTGGATATGGATCAGAGTGAAATTCTTCCTGGAGTGATGCCAGTATTAGAATTTTTAAAAGCCAATCAGCAACCCATCGCTTTGGGTTCAGCAAGTAAAAATGCACGACCTATTTTAGAGAAAACAGGAATTCTATCTTATTTTGATGCCATTGTGGACGGTAATGACGTAAGTAACGCCAAACCAGATCCTGAAGTTTTTCTTCAAGCAGCACAAAAATTAGGTGTTTCCAATGAAAACTCGATTGTTTTTGAGGATTCGGTTGCTGGAATTCAAGCCGCAAATATTGCCAATATGACCAGTATTGGAATTGGAGAGGCAACCATTTTAAACGAAGCGAAATACATTTTTAAAGACTTCACTTATATTGATGAAGCTTTTTTAAATTCACTTATAAAATAA
- a CDS encoding MFS transporter has protein sequence MEKRRLSTFEIWTMSFGFLGIQMGFALQNANASRILQIFGADVHELSWFWIIAPLMGLIVQPIIGYYSDKTWGRFGRRKPFFFTGAILASIGLILMPQAEIFIAVLPALWVGAGMLMIMDASFNIAMEPFRALVGDNLRTDQRTAGFSVQTALIGFGAVIGSLLPYTLSNWFGVSNKDEAGGVPYNLILSFIIGAIVLVGSVLISVLSTKEYSPAELAQFSDEKITPKKESSLLDVIDDFRQMPTTMRQLAFVQFFSWFGLFGMWVFTTPAIAHHIYGLPISDNKSEAYQNAGDWVGVLFGVYNLVSAFYAFALPYIAKQIGRKLTHAISLIIGGLGLISMYFMPNENWLILSMIAVGIAWASILSMPFAILAGSISPFKMGVYMGIFNFFVVLPQIVNALLGGPLVKYVYHDNAIFAIVTSGVSFIIAALLVTRVKDVDDVIKK, from the coding sequence ATGGAAAAGCGTAGATTAAGTACCTTTGAAATCTGGACTATGAGCTTTGGTTTCCTTGGGATACAAATGGGATTTGCATTACAAAATGCTAATGCAAGCCGAATTCTTCAAATTTTTGGTGCCGATGTTCATGAACTCTCTTGGTTTTGGATTATAGCTCCGCTAATGGGACTTATTGTACAACCAATTATTGGTTACTATAGCGACAAAACTTGGGGAAGATTTGGGAGAAGAAAACCCTTTTTCTTTACGGGAGCTATTCTTGCTTCTATTGGATTAATCCTAATGCCTCAAGCTGAAATTTTCATTGCCGTACTCCCTGCATTATGGGTAGGGGCTGGAATGTTAATGATTATGGATGCTTCGTTTAACATTGCTATGGAACCTTTCAGAGCTTTAGTAGGAGACAATTTAAGAACCGATCAAAGAACAGCAGGATTCAGTGTCCAAACCGCTTTAATTGGTTTTGGAGCTGTAATTGGATCTTTACTTCCATACACTTTAAGCAACTGGTTTGGAGTTTCCAATAAAGACGAAGCCGGAGGAGTCCCATACAACTTAATTCTATCTTTTATCATTGGAGCTATCGTATTAGTAGGATCAGTGCTTATCTCGGTTTTAAGTACTAAAGAATATTCGCCAGCCGAATTAGCGCAATTTTCAGATGAAAAAATAACTCCAAAAAAAGAATCCAGTCTTTTAGATGTAATTGATGATTTCAGACAAATGCCTACCACTATGAGGCAATTGGCTTTTGTACAATTCTTCTCTTGGTTTGGATTGTTTGGCATGTGGGTATTTACCACTCCTGCCATTGCCCACCATATTTATGGTTTACCTATAAGCGATAATAAAAGTGAAGCCTATCAAAATGCTGGAGACTGGGTTGGTGTTCTTTTTGGAGTATATAATTTAGTGTCTGCATTTTATGCATTTGCCTTGCCTTATATCGCAAAACAAATAGGCCGAAAATTAACCCACGCCATCTCATTAATCATTGGAGGTTTGGGGTTAATTTCGATGTATTTTATGCCCAATGAAAACTGGTTGATTCTTTCTATGATTGCTGTTGGAATTGCTTGGGCTAGTATTTTATCAATGCCTTTTGCCATTCTTGCAGGCTCCATTTCGCCTTTTAAAATGGGGGTTTATATGGGGATTTTCAACTTTTTTGTGGTGCTACCACAAATCGTAAATGCCTTACTAGGTGGTCCACTTGTAAAATATGTATATCATGACAACGCCATATTTGCTATTGTAACCAGCGGAGTTAGTTTTATTATTGCCGCACTTTTAGTTACACGAGTTAAAGATGTTGATGACGTAATAAAAAAATAA
- a CDS encoding LacI family DNA-binding transcriptional regulator, translating into MKRKVTLKQIAKELDVSISTVSKSLRNSHEIGEETRLKVQAFAKLYHYKPNNIALSLKNRKTKTIGIIIPEIVHYFFSTVINGIEHVANENGYSVVICLSDDSFDKEVLNMEMLANGSIDGFIMSLSKETQYKRDFHHISEVISQGMPVVMFDRVTDEILCDKVIIDDKTAAYEAVQSLIEKGKKKIALVTTVDYVSVGKLRTDGYIKALLDYDIPFNENLIIKIEDIDTCEITIGKLLEDKAIDAVFAVNELFAVTIIKMANKMGLNVPRDLAVIAFTDGIISKYSTPTITTVSQNGKKMGAKAAKMLIKRLESEDYDEGEENYTTEVISTHLIERESTS; encoded by the coding sequence ATGAAAAGAAAAGTAACGCTAAAACAAATTGCTAAAGAACTTGATGTTTCCATATCTACGGTATCAAAATCATTAAGAAATAGTCATGAAATAGGTGAAGAAACCCGATTGAAAGTACAGGCCTTTGCTAAGTTATACCATTACAAACCTAATAATATTGCCCTAAGTTTAAAAAACAGAAAAACCAAAACTATTGGAATAATTATTCCTGAAATAGTGCACTATTTTTTCTCTACAGTCATCAATGGAATTGAACATGTTGCTAATGAAAACGGATATAGTGTAGTTATATGTTTATCAGATGATTCCTTTGACAAAGAAGTCTTGAATATGGAGATGCTTGCTAACGGTAGTATCGATGGCTTTATTATGTCTCTTTCTAAAGAAACTCAGTACAAACGTGATTTTCATCACATTAGCGAAGTAATTAGTCAAGGTATGCCCGTAGTTATGTTTGATCGAGTGACTGATGAAATTCTTTGTGATAAAGTCATCATTGATGACAAAACAGCTGCATATGAAGCAGTACAAAGTTTAATCGAAAAAGGAAAAAAGAAAATAGCTTTAGTTACCACGGTAGATTATGTGAGTGTAGGAAAGCTTAGAACAGATGGTTATATAAAAGCTTTATTAGATTACGACATCCCATTTAATGAAAATCTTATAATTAAAATTGAAGATATTGATACCTGTGAAATTACAATTGGAAAACTGTTAGAAGACAAAGCCATCGATGCCGTTTTTGCTGTAAATGAATTATTTGCTGTTACTATAATTAAAATGGCAAATAAAATGGGCCTTAACGTACCTAGAGACTTAGCTGTTATTGCATTTACTGATGGTATTATTTCCAAATATTCGACCCCTACAATTACTACAGTAAGTCAAAATGGAAAAAAAATGGGAGCTAAAGCAGCAAAGATGCTAATCAAACGATTAGAATCCGAAGACTATGATGAAGGTGAAGAAAACTATACTACTGAAGTAATTTCAACACATTTGATTGAAAGAGAATCCACAAGTTAA
- a CDS encoding SusC/RagA family TonB-linked outer membrane protein: MKAIYKKLFVLLLLLPAGLLAQSSLSGVVVDSKSNQPISGVNVVVKGTQQNVTTDFDGKFKLSKIKQGDAVVFSFVGYNAQTVTFTNQTNLTIKLQESENQLQEVVVQVGYGSVKKKDATGSVAVITAKDFNKGAITNTENLLNGRVAGVVVTQGGRPGDGAAIRIRGGASLGASNDPLVVIDGLPVNNGLSSINPNDIESFSILKDASATAIYGSRGSNGVVLIKTKKGSKQDGIKVSYNSLTTLNTIAKKVDVYSADEFRNLITTYVPSRVSLLGTGSTDWQDAIYRNGITFSNDVSFRGNLLKAIPTRLSVGNTSIDGVLETSSFKRNTIALSMTPSFLDNHLKFEVNANYATEKNRYADEGAIGAAISFNPTFVNYDPNSPFSGYKEYYTLNSPNNYTVYGASNPVALLQQKENRGRSNRFYGNIQTEYKLHFFEDVKAVVNLGYDRSQGKGTNLVSPNSRSGIYNAAKLGYDQNTWGNSTNTLLDSYLNYNKKFGQVKVDLTAGYSYQNFESESYYSTNKLLPLSEQKPDVVTSPGVNLQAYYSRLNIDLSDKYLLTVNFRRDGSSRFSELNRWGNFPGAAFAWKISSEEFLKNSKTVSELKLRLGWGVTGQQDIGAAAYDYFQRYNLSAATSGATYQFGDQYYQLGRPEGYNRNLKWEETTTINAGLDFGLFNDKVTGTLDVYSKTSNDLIAYVPEGSLQNFRTAGFQNIGSLTSKGAELNVNYKAIQTKNSTLSFNYNIAYNDIKIKDLGGLNFAQGSVGLDLYTQIHQERLAPNTFWLYEQVYDAAGKPLEGVYVDRNGDGQITSLDKHAFKKPNADITMGFMTNYNYKKWDFSMAWRTSLGNYIFDNVNASRSFLSQSISDNNVNAINNTTVDFSNTLFTQKRAESDYYVKNASWLKLDNVTIGYLIESPFNVESSSLRLYSGVQNVLTISKYKGMDPEVFGGIDSTIYPRARMFLLGLNYNF; encoded by the coding sequence ATGAAAGCAATTTACAAAAAGTTGTTCGTTTTATTACTACTCCTACCTGCAGGCTTATTGGCTCAGAGCTCATTAAGTGGTGTTGTTGTTGATTCTAAATCGAATCAGCCAATCTCTGGTGTGAATGTAGTTGTAAAAGGAACACAACAAAATGTTACTACAGATTTTGATGGAAAATTCAAGCTGTCAAAAATCAAGCAGGGAGATGCAGTTGTATTTTCATTTGTAGGATACAATGCACAAACGGTTACTTTTACTAATCAAACCAATTTAACAATCAAACTTCAAGAATCTGAAAATCAATTACAAGAAGTGGTAGTTCAGGTGGGTTATGGTTCAGTTAAAAAGAAAGATGCAACAGGTTCTGTAGCTGTTATCACTGCAAAAGACTTTAATAAAGGAGCTATTACAAATACTGAAAACTTGCTTAATGGTAGAGTTGCAGGTGTAGTAGTTACTCAAGGTGGTCGTCCAGGAGATGGAGCTGCAATTAGAATTAGAGGTGGAGCTTCGTTAGGAGCTTCCAATGATCCTTTAGTAGTTATTGATGGTTTACCAGTTAATAATGGATTGTCATCAATTAACCCGAATGATATTGAATCGTTTTCTATTTTGAAAGATGCTTCGGCTACAGCTATTTATGGTTCGCGAGGGTCTAATGGAGTTGTGTTGATTAAAACCAAAAAAGGATCTAAACAAGATGGAATAAAAGTTTCTTATAACTCATTAACTACTTTAAATACTATTGCAAAAAAAGTAGATGTTTATTCTGCAGATGAGTTTAGAAACTTAATTACAACTTATGTGCCTTCTAGAGTGTCTTTGCTAGGAACTGGAAGTACAGATTGGCAAGATGCAATTTACCGCAATGGTATTACATTTTCTAATGATGTTTCTTTCAGAGGGAATTTATTGAAAGCAATACCAACAAGATTATCTGTAGGTAATACTTCTATAGATGGAGTTTTAGAGACTTCTTCTTTTAAAAGAAATACGATTGCTTTATCGATGACTCCATCGTTTTTGGATAATCATTTGAAATTTGAGGTGAATGCCAATTATGCAACAGAAAAAAATAGATATGCTGATGAAGGGGCTATTGGTGCAGCAATTTCGTTTAACCCGACTTTTGTTAATTACGATCCAAATTCTCCGTTTAGTGGATATAAGGAGTATTATACTTTGAATTCACCAAATAATTATACTGTTTATGGAGCTTCAAACCCTGTTGCTTTATTGCAACAGAAAGAAAATAGAGGAAGAAGTAATAGATTCTATGGTAATATTCAAACGGAATATAAATTACATTTTTTTGAAGATGTAAAAGCAGTTGTTAATTTAGGATACGACAGAAGCCAAGGCAAAGGAACTAACTTGGTGAGTCCTAATTCTAGATCTGGGATATATAATGCGGCTAAATTAGGTTATGACCAAAATACGTGGGGTAATTCAACCAATACATTATTAGATTCGTATTTGAATTATAATAAAAAATTTGGTCAAGTTAAAGTGGATTTAACAGCAGGGTATTCGTACCAAAATTTCGAGTCAGAAAGTTATTATTCAACTAATAAGTTGCTTCCTTTGTCTGAGCAAAAACCAGATGTTGTTACAAGTCCAGGAGTTAATTTACAAGCCTATTATTCAAGATTAAATATTGATTTGAGTGATAAATATTTACTTACAGTGAATTTTAGACGTGATGGTTCTTCAAGATTTTCTGAGTTAAATCGTTGGGGTAATTTTCCTGGAGCTGCGTTCGCTTGGAAAATCTCTAGTGAAGAATTTTTGAAAAATTCTAAAACAGTTTCTGAATTGAAATTACGTTTAGGATGGGGTGTTACAGGACAGCAAGATATTGGGGCTGCTGCATACGATTATTTTCAAAGATATAATTTAAGTGCTGCAACTTCGGGCGCTACCTACCAATTTGGAGATCAATATTACCAATTAGGAAGACCAGAAGGATACAACCGTAATTTGAAATGGGAAGAAACCACTACTATTAACGCAGGTTTAGACTTTGGATTATTTAATGATAAAGTTACAGGTACTTTAGATGTTTACAGTAAAACGTCTAATGATCTGATTGCTTATGTGCCAGAAGGTTCATTACAAAATTTTAGAACTGCTGGGTTTCAAAATATTGGGTCATTAACTTCAAAAGGGGCCGAGTTAAATGTTAATTATAAAGCAATTCAAACTAAAAATTCTACATTAAGTTTTAATTATAACATTGCTTATAATGATATTAAAATTAAAGATTTAGGCGGATTGAATTTTGCACAAGGTTCAGTTGGTTTGGACTTGTACACACAAATTCATCAAGAGCGTTTGGCACCTAATACATTCTGGTTATACGAGCAAGTGTATGATGCCGCAGGAAAACCTTTAGAAGGAGTGTATGTTGATAGAAATGGAGATGGTCAAATTACCTCTTTGGATAAACATGCATTTAAAAAACCAAATGCTGATATTACAATGGGATTCATGACAAACTACAACTACAAAAAATGGGATTTCTCAATGGCTTGGAGAACAAGTTTAGGAAATTATATTTTTGATAATGTAAATGCAAGTAGAAGTTTCTTGTCTCAAAGTATTTCAGATAATAATGTTAATGCAATTAATAATACAACAGTAGACTTTAGTAATACTTTATTTACTCAAAAAAGAGCTGAATCAGATTATTATGTTAAAAATGCATCTTGGTTAAAATTAGACAATGTAACGATTGGTTACTTAATAGAATCTCCATTTAATGTAGAGTCATCCTCTTTACGTTTATACTCAGGGGTTCAAAACGTACTAACAATTTCTAAATATAAAGGAATGGATCCTGAGGTGTTTGGAGGTATAGATAGTACAATTTATCCACGTGCAAGAATGTTCCTATTAGGGTTAAACTATAATTTTTAA